A single genomic interval of Streptomyces graminofaciens harbors:
- a CDS encoding SDR family NAD(P)-dependent oxidoreductase: MTDSNSDVTGFHDRVVLITGGTSGMGLATARLLLEAGSDIVITGRDDARLDRAAEQLDKVSDQGARLFTVRADSASLTDLERLAALIRERHGRLDGVFANAGVGVFQRSGEVTEQDFDLSVDVNFKGVFFTVQKVLPLLDAAGGGSIVINASWTLHRGLAVAPVYAATKAAVHNLARTLGSDLAGRGIRVNSISPGYIVTEMFDAANPDPASHDAIRSQVPLRRLGQAQDIAETVAFLLSPQSSYITAQDIAVDGGLVTAIPAP, translated from the coding sequence ATGACCGACAGCAACAGTGATGTGACCGGCTTCCACGACCGTGTCGTCCTGATCACCGGCGGAACCAGCGGAATGGGCCTGGCCACCGCGCGTCTGCTCCTGGAAGCCGGCTCCGATATCGTCATCACCGGCCGCGACGATGCCCGCCTCGACCGCGCGGCCGAACAACTGGACAAGGTGTCCGACCAGGGCGCCCGGCTGTTCACGGTCCGGGCCGACTCCGCCAGCCTCACCGATCTCGAACGTTTGGCTGCCCTGATCCGTGAACGCCACGGACGTCTGGACGGGGTGTTTGCCAATGCCGGGGTCGGAGTGTTCCAGCGCAGTGGCGAGGTGACTGAGCAGGACTTCGATCTCAGCGTCGACGTCAACTTCAAGGGGGTGTTCTTCACGGTCCAGAAGGTTCTGCCGCTGCTCGACGCGGCGGGTGGCGGTTCCATCGTGATCAACGCGTCGTGGACACTGCACCGGGGCCTGGCCGTCGCACCGGTGTACGCGGCCACCAAGGCCGCCGTCCATAATCTGGCCCGCACGCTGGGCAGCGATCTCGCCGGGCGCGGCATCCGGGTCAACTCGATCAGCCCGGGCTACATCGTCACCGAGATGTTCGACGCCGCCAACCCGGACCCCGCCTCGCACGATGCCATCCGCTCCCAGGTGCCGCTGAGGCGGCTCGGCCAGGCCCAGGACATCGCCGAGACCGTGGCCTTCCTCCTCTCCCCGCAGTCGTCGTACATCACCGCCCAGGACATCGCCGTCGACGGGGGTCTGGTGACCGCGATCCCCGCCCCCTGA
- a CDS encoding phosphatase PAP2 family protein codes for MAFSAAVAAVRPWAGAVCAVPAVMVAAERVHTGAQNPCDVTVGAALGLAAAALVHRAPRMAMRLLR; via the coding sequence GTGGCGTTCAGCGCCGCGGTGGCGGCGGTGCGGCCGTGGGCGGGCGCGGTGTGTGCGGTGCCGGCCGTCATGGTGGCCGCCGAACGCGTGCACACGGGCGCCCAGAACCCCTGCGACGTCACCGTCGGTGCCGCGCTCGGTCTGGCTGCAGCAGCCTTGGTACATCGTGCTCCCCGCATGGCAATGCGACTGCTGCGGTGA
- a CDS encoding GNAT family N-acetyltransferase gives MRSSTRIRLIEPTDAAPIAAHRVRDFEAFRPWEPAQPADFFTPEGQAERIDKLLAGYRAGTVWPGVVLADDQVIGQVTVGGILPQPHLRRASVGYWIASVAQNQGHAGHAVELVLRVMTDELGLHRAEASTNLENLPSQRVLRRNGFSPYGVAHSSIFLDGSWRDGLLWERILGD, from the coding sequence ATGCGCAGCAGCACCAGGATTCGCCTGATCGAGCCCACCGACGCCGCCCCGATAGCCGCGCATCGGGTGCGGGACTTCGAGGCTTTCCGGCCGTGGGAACCGGCCCAGCCGGCCGACTTCTTCACCCCGGAGGGCCAGGCGGAGCGGATCGACAAGCTGCTGGCCGGATACCGAGCCGGCACGGTCTGGCCGGGCGTGGTACTCGCCGACGACCAGGTGATCGGGCAGGTCACCGTCGGAGGCATCCTGCCGCAGCCGCACCTGCGCCGCGCCTCCGTCGGATACTGGATCGCCAGTGTCGCCCAGAACCAAGGGCACGCCGGGCACGCCGTCGAGCTTGTACTTCGGGTGATGACGGACGAACTCGGGTTGCACCGCGCCGAGGCGTCCACCAATCTGGAGAATCTGCCGTCGCAGCGGGTGCTGCGCCGCAACGGGTTCAGCCCGTACGGCGTCGCGCACTCCTCGATCTTTCTCGACGGGAGCTGGCGGGACGGGCTGCTGTGGGAGCGGATCCTCGGCGACTGA
- a CDS encoding TetR family transcriptional regulator C-terminal domain-containing protein produces the protein MPRGAARVRALIERWIEYASVPLFPGGCFRAANLAGFDSRPGPVRDALFRCQRGWRDLITAEPSHAVGTGEIAQLDADLTAFQLDAVLLAANTALRLGDEEVVDKVRLVTEGFLVPPH, from the coding sequence GTGCCCCGCGGCGCAGCGCGGGTACGCGCGCTGATCGAGCGGTGGATCGAGTACGCGTCGGTGCCGCTGTTCCCAGGCGGTTGCTTCCGGGCGGCGAACCTGGCCGGCTTCGACAGCCGCCCTGGGCCCGTACGTGACGCACTGTTCCGTTGCCAGCGCGGCTGGCGTGACCTCATCACCGCCGAGCCAAGCCATGCCGTCGGCACCGGAGAGATCGCTCAACTCGACGCCGACCTCACTGCCTTCCAGCTCGACGCGGTACTCCTCGCCGCCAACACCGCGTTGCGGCTCGGCGACGAAGAGGTGGTGGACAAGGTGCGGCTCGTGACCGAGGGGTTCCTCGTCCCTCCACACTGA
- a CDS encoding phage holin family protein, translating to MSTQDSHHGPSGSQEPVGDLVQRASQQLKELVRGEMRLAQAEMKEKGKRYSKGGGLFGGAGLVGFLTLQALIATAIAALAVPLPVWAAALIVTAVLGVITAVLALTGKKEVSQAAPPAPQQTIDSIKADVAEIKESAQR from the coding sequence ATGAGTACTCAGGATTCCCACCACGGCCCGAGCGGCTCGCAGGAGCCGGTCGGTGATCTGGTCCAGCGGGCCTCCCAGCAGCTGAAGGAGCTGGTACGTGGGGAGATGCGGCTGGCGCAGGCGGAAATGAAAGAGAAGGGCAAGCGGTACAGCAAGGGCGGGGGCCTGTTCGGCGGGGCCGGTCTGGTCGGCTTCCTGACGCTGCAGGCCCTGATCGCCACCGCCATCGCCGCGCTGGCTGTTCCGCTCCCGGTGTGGGCCGCGGCCCTGATCGTCACCGCCGTCCTCGGCGTCATCACCGCCGTCCTGGCCCTGACGGGCAAGAAGGAGGTCAGCCAGGCCGCACCGCCGGCACCGCAGCAGACCATCGACAGCATCAAGGCCGATGTGGCCGAGATCAAGGAGAGTGCACAGCGATGA
- a CDS encoding DUF3618 domain-containing protein, giving the protein MTQPPHDEPTASSTEELREQVEQTRHELGETVEELAAKTDVKARAQEKAAMVKEQAGAKAAELTGQVKVKAAEAAHLVQDKLSEPVKDKATATAEQVKAKAGQAGQVWQDKAPEPVRAKAHQGAEAARDNRTALIVVGGVAVAAWLLLRRRGRR; this is encoded by the coding sequence ATGACCCAGCCGCCCCACGACGAGCCCACCGCCTCCAGCACCGAAGAGCTGCGGGAACAGGTCGAGCAGACCCGCCACGAACTCGGGGAGACGGTCGAGGAACTGGCAGCCAAGACGGACGTCAAGGCCCGCGCGCAGGAGAAAGCAGCCATGGTGAAGGAGCAGGCGGGCGCCAAGGCCGCGGAGCTGACCGGGCAGGTCAAGGTGAAGGCTGCCGAGGCTGCGCACCTGGTGCAGGACAAGCTGTCCGAGCCGGTCAAGGACAAGGCCACCGCAACTGCCGAGCAGGTGAAGGCCAAGGCAGGACAGGCCGGTCAGGTCTGGCAGGACAAGGCACCCGAACCGGTTCGCGCCAAGGCCCACCAGGGCGCCGAGGCCGCCCGCGACAACCGCACCGCGCTGATCGTGGTCGGCGGCGTGGCGGTGGCCGCCTGGCTGCTGCTGCGCCGCCGGGGCAGGAGGTAG
- a CDS encoding transposase, producing MVMLDAVRYVVDNGVKWANLPVDFPRYRRVHAFARRWQVTGLIAELHDRLRDRVREKEGRSPDPSAAIKVSGRKRHVVVDCLGMVLAVAVTAASVQDRDTAVPLLEQLRKLHFSVRLVWADGGYAGRLVAWVAEDLQLSWLMRSRRLVRDYETLPAMHEAMVLWSMTMVMSGRLAGRRPGAFSCPRPRAR from the coding sequence ATGGTGATGCTGGATGCGGTCCGCTACGTCGTGGACAACGGAGTGAAGTGGGCCAACCTGCCCGTGGACTTCCCCCGTTATCGGCGGGTGCATGCCTTCGCCCGCCGCTGGCAGGTGACGGGTCTGATCGCGGAGTTGCACGACCGGCTGCGTGACCGGGTCCGGGAGAAGGAGGGCCGCTCACCGGATCCGAGTGCGGCGATCAAGGTCTCGGGCCGCAAGCGGCACGTGGTGGTCGACTGCCTCGGCATGGTCCTCGCCGTCGCGGTGACCGCGGCAAGCGTGCAGGATCGCGACACTGCAGTGCCGCTGCTGGAACAGCTGCGCAAGCTACACTTCTCCGTCCGTCTTGTCTGGGCGGACGGCGGCTATGCGGGCCGGCTTGTCGCCTGGGTGGCCGAGGACCTGCAGCTCAGCTGGTTGATGCGCTCGCGTCGTCTGGTGCGCGACTACGAGACGCTGCCGGCCATGCACGAAGCCATGGTGCTGTGGTCGATGACCATGGTGATGAGCGGCCGCCTGGCCGGACGCCGCCCGGGCGCCTTCAGCTGTCCGAGGCCGCGAGCGCGGTGA
- a CDS encoding AfsR/SARP family transcriptional regulator: MAMEFRLLGGIEACVGTELVDLGPARQRWVLVALLVDANRVVSVDQLIDRLWGERPPQRAKGTLYSYISRLRRTLAPAVSEVRLLRQSGGYVLAVEASAVDLHRFRGLVAQAYAAEDESRAVALFEQALRLWRGDGFAALDTPWFNTLREALHRERLAAELDLGDLQLQLGQHAGLLAGLSNRVEVYPLDERLAGQLMLALYRSGRAADALAHYQQIRKRLAEELGTDPGLALQQLHQQILTADPDLTTTSPGPARAPVPRQLPAPPLMFTGRDAEVKVLCEAMNNDRPRYTPVVAVDGVAGVGKSALAICVGHQMVERFPDGQLYINLQGAAAGTAPLTPHEVFVQWLPQLGVPRSEVPAEPAAASALWRSMLAGRRLLLVLDDASSATQIRPLLPAERGCAVVVTSRSVLSTLDGAKFVHLKPLAEAEAVALLGRLAGQSRVAGDPVAAGDVVGFCERLPLLLRIVAARLAARPAWPVRAIADRLAVEHRRLNELQVGELSVRASLAVSLREASDEGARVFAFLAMVGAAELDLPLAASLTGLPSIAAEPVLEQLVDARLVESPAPGYYRMHDVVRLYAREQALLQFSAVEQDAARRRAADHYLALAEQASRLLDPEESASIAAGPPVVHPAGCGLADHSEASAWIDFAAPHLPAVMTELADHPELAADIALCALLAYPALVIRDRWSELIRLSTISIQAARSSGQPLLEARAHNILGLAYGNVGRLEESRTEFGCALRLWEELNDRQQMARISNNLGLVARLSDDLPEAARWHERSIFLFQEVGDGNGRARALSNLGLVHQRLGDHDQAIVAHQQAAETFRTLGDQYRLGLVLTDLAQAFRLTGRVRESLDRYQDSLHVIRATGNRVGEAQSLWGLAQTLYDLDELDAARAHWRAALDILRDCGDLTDEEAQQILAQPVPEPPPAIRRAR; the protein is encoded by the coding sequence ATGGCGATGGAGTTCCGGTTACTCGGCGGAATTGAGGCATGTGTCGGTACTGAACTGGTTGACTTGGGACCTGCCCGGCAGCGATGGGTGCTGGTGGCATTACTGGTCGATGCGAACCGGGTGGTGTCGGTCGACCAGTTGATCGACCGGTTGTGGGGAGAACGTCCTCCACAACGGGCAAAAGGGACGCTCTATAGCTATATCTCCCGCCTCCGGCGGACCCTGGCTCCCGCCGTCAGCGAGGTGCGTCTTTTGCGGCAGTCTGGCGGCTACGTTCTGGCAGTCGAGGCATCCGCTGTGGACCTGCACCGCTTTCGCGGTTTAGTCGCGCAGGCCTATGCGGCCGAGGACGAAAGCAGGGCTGTGGCCCTGTTTGAACAGGCGCTCCGGCTGTGGCGGGGGGACGGCTTCGCCGCCCTGGACACTCCGTGGTTCAACACTCTGCGGGAGGCCTTGCATCGAGAACGCCTGGCGGCAGAACTGGACCTGGGTGACCTCCAGTTGCAGCTCGGCCAACATGCCGGGCTGCTTGCCGGGCTGTCCAACCGCGTAGAGGTGTACCCGCTGGACGAGCGGCTGGCTGGCCAGCTCATGCTGGCCTTGTACCGCAGCGGGCGGGCCGCCGACGCCTTGGCTCACTACCAGCAGATCCGCAAACGACTAGCGGAGGAGCTGGGCACCGATCCCGGCCTGGCCTTGCAACAACTGCACCAGCAAATCCTCACCGCCGACCCGGACCTCACGACGACCAGTCCTGGGCCAGCGCGCGCTCCGGTGCCGCGCCAACTGCCCGCACCTCCCTTGATGTTCACGGGCCGGGATGCGGAGGTGAAGGTCCTGTGTGAGGCGATGAACAACGACAGGCCTCGGTACACACCGGTAGTGGCCGTGGACGGAGTCGCCGGGGTGGGGAAATCTGCGTTGGCGATCTGCGTGGGCCACCAGATGGTGGAGCGGTTTCCCGACGGTCAGCTCTATATTAACCTGCAGGGGGCGGCGGCCGGGACGGCGCCGCTGACCCCTCATGAGGTCTTTGTGCAGTGGCTGCCGCAGCTCGGCGTGCCGCGCTCGGAGGTGCCTGCCGAGCCAGCAGCGGCGAGCGCGCTGTGGCGTTCGATGTTGGCCGGGCGGCGCCTGCTCCTGGTGCTCGACGATGCATCCTCGGCCACCCAGATCCGTCCGTTGCTGCCCGCAGAGCGCGGGTGTGCGGTCGTGGTGACCAGCCGCAGTGTGCTGTCCACACTGGACGGAGCAAAGTTCGTGCACTTGAAGCCGCTGGCCGAGGCTGAGGCGGTGGCGTTGCTGGGGCGGCTGGCGGGCCAGAGCCGGGTGGCCGGAGACCCTGTGGCTGCCGGGGATGTCGTCGGGTTCTGCGAGCGACTTCCCCTACTGCTGCGCATAGTGGCCGCACGGCTGGCTGCCCGCCCCGCATGGCCGGTCCGCGCGATCGCTGACCGGCTGGCGGTAGAGCACCGACGTCTGAACGAATTGCAGGTTGGCGAGTTGAGCGTGCGGGCAAGCCTCGCGGTGAGCCTGCGCGAGGCGAGCGACGAGGGCGCACGCGTCTTCGCGTTCCTCGCGATGGTCGGCGCGGCAGAACTCGACCTGCCACTGGCGGCCTCGCTCACAGGCCTGCCCTCCATAGCAGCGGAACCCGTCCTGGAACAGCTCGTAGACGCCCGCCTCGTCGAATCACCAGCCCCGGGGTACTACCGAATGCACGATGTAGTCCGGCTCTACGCTCGCGAGCAGGCGCTCCTCCAGTTCAGCGCCGTAGAACAGGACGCCGCACGGCGTCGGGCGGCGGACCACTACCTGGCCCTTGCCGAGCAGGCCAGCCGCCTGCTGGACCCGGAGGAGTCAGCCTCAATCGCAGCGGGCCCACCGGTGGTCCATCCGGCCGGCTGCGGGCTCGCCGACCACTCGGAGGCAAGCGCCTGGATCGACTTCGCGGCCCCGCACCTGCCTGCGGTCATGACCGAGCTGGCCGACCACCCCGAGCTCGCCGCCGATATCGCCCTGTGCGCACTGCTCGCCTACCCGGCGCTTGTGATCCGCGATCGCTGGTCGGAGCTGATCCGGTTGAGTACCATCTCGATCCAGGCAGCCCGCAGCAGTGGTCAGCCATTGCTGGAGGCACGCGCTCACAACATTCTCGGCTTGGCATACGGCAACGTCGGCCGGTTGGAGGAGAGCCGCACCGAGTTCGGCTGCGCGCTGCGGCTGTGGGAGGAACTCAACGACCGGCAGCAAATGGCCAGAATTTCCAATAACCTCGGCCTCGTTGCGCGTCTGAGTGACGACCTGCCTGAGGCAGCGCGCTGGCATGAGCGCAGCATTTTCCTGTTCCAGGAGGTCGGAGACGGAAACGGCCGGGCACGGGCCCTGTCCAACCTCGGCCTCGTCCACCAGCGCCTCGGCGACCACGACCAGGCGATTGTCGCGCACCAGCAGGCGGCCGAAACTTTTCGCACCCTGGGCGACCAATACCGCCTCGGCCTCGTCCTGACCGACTTGGCCCAAGCCTTCCGGCTCACCGGCCGCGTCCGCGAGTCCCTCGACCGCTATCAGGACAGCCTGCATGTCATCCGCGCGACCGGCAATCGCGTCGGCGAGGCCCAGTCACTGTGGGGACTGGCACAAACGCTTTACGACCTTGACGAATTGGACGCCGCCCGCGCCCACTGGCGCGCGGCACTAGACATCCTCCGCGACTGCGGCGACCTCACTGATGAAGAAGCACAGCAGATACTTGCTCAGCCGGTCCCGGAACCACCGCCAGCCATCCGGAGGGCCCGCTGA
- a CDS encoding helix-turn-helix transcriptional regulator yields MSAAINLGEFLRTRRSLLHPEDVALPDFGGQRRVAGLRREEIAQLAGVSVDYYTRMEQGRVPNPSDAVLDALARALRLDGDATRHLHRLARPQPSARHVPRRQARPQRVRPMLQRLLDDLVDMPAMVMGRRMDILGWNAAAVALFGDYAALDRAERNIARITFLDETSRELYADWTSCARENVAYLHLDAGRHPEDPRLASLIGELSMKSEDFRHWWAEHPVQDKTSGTKRFHHPVVGDLELAYETLRATDDPDQALIMYAAEPGSPSHDALRMLLAWAAEAPSALPDDDRAR; encoded by the coding sequence ATGAGCGCAGCGATCAACCTGGGCGAGTTCCTCCGCACCCGCCGCTCCCTCCTGCACCCTGAAGACGTTGCCCTGCCGGACTTCGGAGGCCAGCGCCGGGTCGCGGGCCTGCGCCGCGAGGAGATCGCGCAGCTCGCCGGAGTGAGCGTCGACTACTACACCCGGATGGAACAGGGCCGCGTGCCCAACCCCTCGGACGCGGTACTCGACGCCCTCGCCCGCGCACTGCGGCTGGACGGGGATGCCACGCGGCACCTGCACCGCCTAGCCCGACCGCAGCCCTCCGCCCGGCACGTTCCCCGGCGCCAGGCCCGACCGCAACGCGTGCGGCCCATGCTCCAGCGGTTGCTGGACGATCTGGTGGACATGCCGGCGATGGTGATGGGCCGACGCATGGACATCCTGGGCTGGAATGCGGCAGCGGTCGCCCTCTTCGGAGACTACGCGGCCCTGGACCGAGCGGAACGCAACATCGCCCGGATCACCTTCCTCGACGAGACGTCCCGGGAACTGTATGCCGACTGGACCTCCTGCGCCCGCGAGAACGTGGCCTACCTCCACCTGGACGCGGGACGGCACCCCGAGGACCCCCGGTTGGCCAGCCTGATCGGCGAACTGTCGATGAAGAGCGAGGACTTCCGTCATTGGTGGGCCGAGCACCCAGTGCAGGACAAGACCTCGGGAACCAAGCGATTCCACCATCCGGTCGTCGGCGATCTGGAACTGGCCTACGAGACCCTGCGCGCAACGGACGACCCCGATCAGGCCTTGATCATGTATGCCGCCGAGCCGGGCAGCCCATCGCACGACGCCCTGCGGATGCTGCTGGCCTGGGCCGCTGAGGCCCCTTCCGCCCTGCCGGACGACGACCGCGCGCGCTGA
- a CDS encoding transposase, whose product MSQRKPYPSDLSDTRWALIEPTLSAWRKARLDRRPTGQPAQVELRDVFNAILARAKGGRKPQPTASVIDTQSVKTSINVPLPSQGTDAAKKIVGRKRGIVTDTLGLILAVTVTAAGLHENALGIRLLDQAKETYPTISKSWVDTGFKNAVVEHGAKLGIDVEVVDRNPEVRGFHVVKRRWVVERSIGWIMMHRRLARDYETLTASSEAMIHVASIDNLAKRITDETAPTWRGTY is encoded by the coding sequence GTGAGCCAGCGGAAGCCGTACCCCAGCGACCTGTCCGACACCCGATGGGCGTTGATCGAACCGACCTTATCCGCCTGGAGGAAAGCCCGCCTCGACCGCAGACCCACCGGCCAGCCGGCCCAGGTCGAACTTCGCGATGTCTTCAACGCAATCCTGGCCCGGGCCAAGGGAGGTCGCAAACCCCAACCCACCGCCTCCGTCATCGACACCCAGAGCGTGAAGACCTCCATCAACGTGCCCCTGCCCAGCCAGGGAACCGATGCCGCCAAGAAGATCGTAGGCCGCAAGCGCGGCATCGTGACCGACACGCTCGGCCTCATCCTCGCCGTGACCGTCACCGCCGCCGGCCTCCACGAGAACGCCTTGGGAATACGCCTCCTCGACCAGGCGAAGGAAACGTATCCGACCATCTCCAAGAGCTGGGTCGACACCGGATTCAAGAACGCCGTCGTCGAGCACGGCGCGAAGCTCGGAATCGACGTCGAAGTCGTCGACAGGAACCCCGAAGTTCGCGGATTTCACGTCGTGAAAAGGCGCTGGGTGGTGGAGCGGAGTATCGGGTGGATCATGATGCACCGGCGCCTCGCCCGCGACTACGAGACCCTCACCGCCAGCTCCGAAGCCATGATCCATGTCGCGTCCATCGACAACCTCGCCAAGCGCATAACGGACGAGACCGCGCCAACCTGGCGAGGAACCTACTAG